One window of Desulfobacca acetoxidans DSM 11109 genomic DNA carries:
- a CDS encoding sigma-54-dependent transcriptional regulator — MSEILVVDDDANTREALAGSLKKIGHQVFLAGAGAEALELVRQQPVELAIIDLKLPDMEGTDLFEAMRIIRPYTIAIMISARATVDEAVSALKLGIYDFITKDFRMQEIRKVVNKALETQQLLQENQKLRQALQERLASGRIIGRSQAFLKIIHQVNKIAPLRSTVLLTGESGVGKELIAEAIHYGSPRRDKPLVKVNCGALPEGLIESELFGHEKGAFTGAHQQRKGRFELADGGTIFLDEVAEMPLSTQVKLLRVLQEGEFERVGGARTLKVDVRLVAATNQNLEDMVAAGVFRKDLFYRLNVIHLEVPPLRARDEDIPLLAQHFLDKFCLENERPPMGFSPEALKALKNYLWPGNVRELENVVERAVALCTGSTVGLDDLPDEVRQQSQTEDHIVVQVGASMEEIERLAIRQTLKKTGGDKEVAARILGIGLATLYRRLKEMEHKEVTVEES, encoded by the coding sequence ATGAGTGAAATTCTGGTAGTGGATGACGACGCCAATACCAGGGAAGCATTGGCTGGTAGTTTGAAGAAGATCGGGCATCAGGTCTTTTTGGCCGGGGCTGGTGCCGAGGCGCTGGAATTAGTCCGGCAGCAGCCGGTGGAGCTGGCCATCATCGATCTCAAGCTGCCGGACATGGAGGGGACCGATCTCTTCGAAGCCATGCGCATCATCCGCCCCTATACTATCGCCATTATGATCTCCGCCCGGGCTACGGTGGATGAGGCGGTGTCCGCCCTCAAGCTGGGAATTTACGACTTCATCACCAAAGATTTCCGCATGCAGGAAATCCGTAAAGTGGTGAATAAAGCCCTGGAGACCCAACAACTGCTGCAGGAAAACCAGAAGCTGCGGCAGGCCTTGCAGGAGCGGTTGGCAAGCGGTCGCATCATTGGCCGCAGCCAGGCCTTCTTAAAGATCATCCATCAGGTGAATAAGATCGCCCCCTTGCGCAGCACCGTGTTATTGACCGGGGAAAGCGGCGTCGGCAAAGAACTTATTGCCGAGGCGATCCATTATGGCAGTCCCCGGCGGGATAAACCCCTGGTGAAGGTTAACTGCGGCGCCCTGCCGGAAGGGCTGATTGAATCGGAGCTGTTCGGCCACGAAAAAGGCGCCTTCACCGGTGCCCATCAGCAGCGTAAAGGACGTTTTGAGTTGGCCGATGGCGGCACCATCTTTCTGGATGAGGTGGCGGAGATGCCGCTCAGCACCCAGGTGAAGCTGCTGCGGGTTTTGCAGGAAGGAGAATTTGAGCGCGTCGGCGGGGCCCGCACCTTGAAAGTAGACGTACGCCTGGTGGCAGCTACAAACCAGAATCTCGAAGATATGGTAGCGGCTGGCGTCTTTCGCAAGGACCTTTTTTATCGTCTGAATGTCATCCATCTCGAAGTGCCGCCGCTCAGGGCCCGGGACGAGGATATCCCTTTGTTGGCCCAGCATTTCCTAGATAAATTCTGTCTTGAAAATGAACGTCCGCCTATGGGTTTCAGTCCGGAAGCCCTCAAGGCTTTAAAAAATTATCTTTGGCCAGGAAATGTCCGGGAATTGGAAAATGTCGTAGAGCGAGCGGTGGCTCTGTGCACCGGTTCTACCGTGGGACTGGATGACCTGCCCGATGAAGTGCGGCAACAATCTCAGACGGAGGACCATATCGTCGTTCAGGTGGGAGCTTCCATGGAAGAGATAGAACGCCTGGCTATCAGGCAAACCCTGAAAAAAACCGGCGGAGACAAAGAGGTCGCGGCCCGCATCCTGGGTATCGGCCTGGCAACGCTGTACCGACGACTAAAAGAGATGGAACACAAAGAGGTAACCGTTGAGGAGTCTTGA
- a CDS encoding sigma-54-dependent transcriptional regulator, which translates to MARTILVVDDEPPILQTLSGILQDEGFEVLTAQDGETALKVVEEETPDLVFLDIALPGMDGLEVLRHLKEQQPLTPVVMISAFGSVENAVKATRWGAYDFIEKPPHADKIIVTVRNALEMSRLTEENLQLRQRAVHPQEIIGQSPAMQQLREQVRIVAPTNAWVLITGENGTGKELVAWAIHRFSKRAAKPFVEVNCAAIPEDLIESELFGHEKGAFTGATAKRRGKFDQAHEGTLFLDEIADMSLKTQAKVLRILQEQRFERVGGNRPIQVDVRVVAATNKNLEELIGQGQFREDLYYRINVIPIAVPPLKERTEDIPLLIEYFLKEFARADASRPKIMTPEAVDILRRQPWPGNVRELKNFVHRLAILTPGRVIDAPHLPDNLRQEKPRTESESHFLQINSFKEARSRFEKEFIRRKLVEFQGNVGLTAEAIGLERSHLYKKIRSYGLEHGREGEEANDGG; encoded by the coding sequence ATGGCCAGAACCATTCTGGTAGTTGACGACGAACCGCCTATCCTACAAACCCTCTCCGGCATCTTGCAAGATGAAGGCTTCGAGGTGCTTACCGCTCAAGATGGCGAAACCGCCCTCAAAGTAGTGGAAGAGGAGACGCCGGATTTGGTGTTTCTGGACATTGCCCTGCCCGGTATGGATGGTCTGGAGGTGCTGCGGCATCTTAAAGAACAGCAGCCATTAACGCCGGTGGTGATGATTTCGGCCTTCGGCAGTGTGGAAAATGCGGTCAAAGCCACTCGCTGGGGGGCCTATGACTTCATCGAAAAACCGCCTCACGCCGATAAGATTATTGTCACGGTTCGCAACGCCCTGGAGATGTCCCGGCTTACCGAAGAGAACCTGCAACTCCGCCAGCGGGCGGTTCACCCCCAGGAAATCATCGGCCAATCACCAGCAATGCAACAACTACGCGAGCAGGTGCGTATCGTTGCCCCTACTAATGCCTGGGTGCTGATCACCGGAGAAAACGGCACTGGCAAGGAATTGGTAGCCTGGGCCATCCACCGCTTTAGCAAACGCGCGGCCAAGCCCTTTGTCGAAGTCAATTGCGCCGCCATCCCCGAGGATCTAATCGAAAGTGAATTGTTCGGCCATGAAAAAGGCGCTTTCACCGGCGCCACCGCCAAACGACGGGGAAAATTCGACCAGGCCCACGAAGGAACTCTGTTTCTGGACGAAATTGCCGATATGAGCCTCAAGACGCAGGCAAAGGTCCTACGAATTCTCCAGGAACAACGCTTTGAACGGGTAGGCGGCAATCGCCCGATCCAGGTCGATGTCAGGGTCGTGGCCGCAACTAATAAAAACTTGGAGGAACTCATCGGCCAGGGACAGTTTCGGGAAGATCTCTATTACCGGATCAACGTCATACCCATTGCCGTGCCTCCTTTAAAGGAGAGAACCGAGGATATTCCTCTTCTTATTGAGTATTTCCTCAAAGAATTTGCTCGCGCTGACGCCAGCCGGCCGAAAATCATGACCCCGGAGGCGGTGGACATTCTCCGCCGCCAACCCTGGCCTGGAAATGTCCGGGAGTTAAAGAACTTTGTACATCGTTTGGCCATACTTACTCCCGGACGGGTGATCGATGCCCCGCACCTGCCGGACAATCTTCGACAGGAAAAACCCCGAACTGAATCGGAATCGCACTTTCTTCAGATCAACTCCTTCAAGGAAGCCCGCTCCCGGTTTGAAAAGGAGTTTATCCGACGGAAGTTGGTCGAATTTCAAGGTAATGTCGGTCTGACAGCCGAAGCCATCGGTTTGGAGCGCTCCCATCTGTATAAAAAAATCCGCAGTTATGGTTTAGAACACGGACGGGAGGGAGAAGAGGCGAATGACGGAGGATGA
- a CDS encoding sensor histidine kinase: MGPLFYRLSQLRVRTVIASILIATVLIALGLFSVWVWAGKKMERIITDQFNEQQLMLARKIADNVEVYVDFLEYQLVSYAQAYQVEGISLSLFRDFLTLQIDYLKDFGMLGIRVYDTEGQLANTLSPRDFFDPARSESLPAKYLAWTKNPKNKNHLFLTEIFTWPGPPWRGQRVMAILTPLYRLMPNSKNTTHPQFNGVLEIIFDPLFICGMVTRDIRSGKTGYPMIIDQDGFFLAHYEKPFIGRQQNIVRQERNPTLSYERIDNIVNNYMLRGREGTDWYISGWHRERVGEIKKLIAYTPIRFDKGMIRGITQVEGDGRNLWGVGVVAPIEEVYGLVRTFQINQGLFVGFFLFLLMGVSYLLIGAVYGWNRVLAQEVESKTEALRQSHERLLRSERFAAVGEAAAYVSHEIKNPLMVIGGFARQLERNPEVSQTASSKLRIIIDEVRRLENFLGELRDFTRPAPPFKQEADLNELVQDVAAMMGEATQEMGVKIETKLANTLPLVNFDANQMKQVLINLVKNALEATDSGGVITISTSAWEDQVRLSVTDTGKGIQPEIMPQIFNPFFTTKKTGTGLGLAVINKIIEDHNGAITVESSKDRGTTFTISLPCQS; this comes from the coding sequence ATGGGTCCTCTTTTTTATCGCTTAAGTCAACTGCGCGTCCGCACGGTCATAGCATCGATCCTGATTGCCACGGTGCTCATTGCCCTCGGTTTGTTCTCGGTCTGGGTTTGGGCCGGCAAAAAAATGGAACGGATTATCACTGACCAATTCAACGAACAGCAGCTCATGTTAGCCCGCAAAATCGCCGATAATGTTGAAGTTTATGTTGATTTCTTAGAATACCAGTTAGTAAGCTACGCCCAGGCATATCAGGTGGAAGGCATCAGCCTTTCTCTTTTCCGGGATTTCCTGACCCTCCAGATAGACTATCTGAAAGACTTCGGCATGTTGGGGATAAGGGTATACGATACTGAGGGGCAGTTAGCGAATACTCTTTCTCCTAGAGATTTTTTTGATCCAGCGCGTTCAGAATCCCTACCGGCGAAATACCTTGCTTGGACAAAAAACCCAAAGAATAAAAACCACCTGTTCCTTACGGAAATCTTTACCTGGCCCGGCCCCCCCTGGCGGGGACAACGGGTAATGGCGATCTTGACGCCGCTTTACAGGTTGATGCCTAACTCAAAAAATACCACCCACCCACAATTTAACGGCGTCTTAGAGATTATTTTTGACCCCCTTTTCATCTGTGGTATGGTCACCAGAGATATCCGCTCCGGCAAGACCGGCTATCCCATGATAATCGATCAAGATGGCTTTTTTTTGGCACACTATGAAAAGCCTTTTATAGGTCGTCAACAAAATATAGTCCGGCAAGAACGCAACCCGACGCTGTCTTATGAAAGGATTGATAATATCGTAAACAATTATATGCTTCGGGGGCGCGAGGGCACAGACTGGTATATTTCCGGCTGGCATCGCGAGCGGGTGGGAGAAATTAAAAAGTTGATTGCCTACACCCCTATCCGCTTTGACAAAGGCATGATTCGCGGCATCACACAGGTGGAAGGCGATGGTAGGAACCTATGGGGTGTAGGGGTGGTGGCACCCATAGAAGAAGTATATGGTCTGGTCAGGACCTTTCAAATTAATCAAGGACTGTTTGTCGGTTTTTTCCTGTTTCTGCTGATGGGCGTCAGCTATCTGCTGATCGGCGCGGTCTATGGTTGGAACCGGGTACTCGCCCAGGAAGTGGAAAGCAAGACTGAGGCCTTGCGGCAGAGCCATGAGCGTCTGTTGCGTTCCGAACGATTTGCCGCAGTAGGAGAAGCCGCGGCCTATGTTAGCCATGAAATTAAAAACCCGCTCATGGTCATCGGGGGTTTTGCCCGCCAACTCGAAAGAAATCCAGAAGTATCCCAAACCGCCAGCTCCAAACTGCGAATTATTATTGATGAGGTAAGACGCTTAGAAAATTTTTTGGGAGAATTGCGAGATTTCACCCGTCCGGCGCCTCCGTTTAAGCAGGAGGCCGATTTGAACGAATTGGTTCAGGACGTCGCCGCCATGATGGGAGAAGCGACCCAAGAGATGGGTGTCAAGATAGAAACCAAATTGGCCAATACACTGCCACTGGTAAATTTTGACGCCAATCAGATGAAGCAGGTGCTCATCAATCTGGTAAAAAACGCTCTGGAGGCAACTGATTCCGGCGGGGTTATTACCATTTCCACCTCGGCTTGGGAAGATCAGGTGCGACTGTCGGTGACTGATACCGGCAAGGGCATTCAACCGGAGATCATGCCACAGATTTTCAACCCTTTTTTTACCACTAAGAAGACGGGCACCGGCCTCGGATTGGCCGTCATTAACAAAATTATCGAAGATCACAACGGCGCCATCACCGTTGAAAGCTCCAAAGATCGGGGTACCACCTTCACCATCAGTCTGCCGTGCCAGTCGTAG
- a CDS encoding cytochrome c3 family protein has protein sequence MKPQSAGCMYGLVFFVILILLAVQVFGRTEPNPETLLQSRKLKPLTKAPVSFSHSTHEAAGVECLKCHHEYTGGRNQWRPGMPVQSCEACHTLETVGRRLDLKNAFHHQCKGCHLKLRQHSRAAGPIRCQDCHRVP, from the coding sequence ATGAAACCGCAGAGCGCCGGGTGTATGTATGGCCTGGTATTTTTCGTAATCCTGATACTTCTGGCAGTTCAGGTTTTTGGCCGTACCGAACCTAACCCAGAGACACTGCTGCAAAGCCGGAAACTTAAACCCTTGACCAAGGCGCCGGTATCTTTCAGCCATTCCACCCACGAGGCTGCCGGGGTCGAGTGCCTAAAATGCCATCATGAATATACCGGGGGGCGAAATCAGTGGCGGCCGGGAATGCCGGTACAAAGTTGCGAGGCCTGTCATACCCTGGAGACCGTCGGTAGGCGTTTAGACCTCAAGAATGCCTTTCACCACCAGTGTAAGGGATGCCATCTGAAACTGAGGCAGCACAGTCGCGCTGCCGGGCCGATACGGTGCCAGGACTGCCATCGCGTCCCTTAA
- a CDS encoding CDP-alcohol phosphatidyltransferase family protein has translation MTLANIITLCRLPVLFILLVLLLAPRFELRFISLFLLIILFLMDWFDGYVARLRREVTDLGAVLDVAVDRAVENILWVSFIYIGQAPLWVSIIFLCRSFIVDGLRGVALQQGKSVFGMMHSSWGKFLVSSRFMRALYGFAKAWVFCQLTLAYALALRDCPYLPALEAMNQALIYFVSALCLVRGIPVLTDSRIYLSKQTT, from the coding sequence ATGACGCTGGCCAATATTATCACGCTGTGTCGTTTACCGGTGCTGTTTATTCTGTTGGTGCTGTTGCTCGCCCCACGTTTTGAGTTGAGATTTATCAGCCTTTTTCTCCTGATCATCTTATTCCTCATGGACTGGTTTGACGGTTATGTCGCCCGTCTGAGGCGTGAAGTGACCGATCTCGGTGCGGTGTTGGATGTAGCGGTGGACCGGGCGGTGGAAAATATTCTCTGGGTCAGTTTCATTTATATCGGACAGGCGCCCTTGTGGGTTTCGATAATATTTCTCTGTCGATCATTCATAGTAGACGGCTTGCGGGGGGTGGCCCTGCAGCAGGGGAAATCGGTCTTTGGTATGATGCATTCCTCTTGGGGCAAATTTTTGGTGTCCTCAAGATTTATGCGGGCCCTGTACGGGTTCGCCAAGGCCTGGGTGTTCTGCCAATTAACTCTGGCTTACGCCTTGGCCTTGCGAGATTGTCCGTATCTACCGGCCCTGGAGGCCATGAATCAGGCTCTCATTTACTTTGTCTCGGCCCTGTGTCTGGTGCGAGGTATACCGGTTCTGACTGACAGCAGGATTTATCTCTCCAAACAGACCACCTGA
- a CDS encoding potassium channel family protein — protein MCYLRQFFLTLRQERIFLLLSAVLGLIILGGLGFAFQELGEGSFRERFGRGIWWAVVTITTVGYGDVVPQTIGGRLVGVGLMIAGLISLSLVTATIASIFIERKIRRERGLEAVGDHDHIIVLGWNRGGEQVLRNLFFRLGQRTPIVLVNSLLPDQFEEIKGSFHDYNLHFVRGDCSREEILVKTNLSKARRVIILADRTDEGLLREQIDQKTLLVALTVKALNPKIRITAELIFPENRPHLERAHVEDIIIRGEYDSALIACTTEAEGLYRILQRLLSPEGSNFWAVKIPPRFHGQQFKDLAKFLREEHQALLIGLYSEGYKIRLEELLSPEPTAIDEFIYRKFAEAGKTHLFGRQKIEFQINPPDDHLISPHEVAVVIATKQPSALLN, from the coding sequence TTGTGCTATCTGCGACAGTTCTTTCTCACCCTGCGACAGGAGAGGATCTTTCTCCTCCTGAGCGCCGTTTTGGGGCTTATTATACTGGGAGGTCTGGGCTTTGCCTTCCAAGAATTGGGAGAGGGATCTTTCAGGGAGCGGTTTGGACGTGGCATCTGGTGGGCGGTGGTTACTATCACCACCGTGGGATATGGTGATGTCGTGCCACAAACCATCGGCGGACGCCTGGTTGGCGTTGGGCTGATGATTGCCGGACTGATCTCCCTCTCCCTGGTGACTGCGACGATTGCCTCCATCTTTATTGAACGTAAAATCCGGAGGGAACGGGGTTTGGAAGCAGTAGGTGATCATGACCATATCATAGTCCTGGGTTGGAATCGGGGGGGGGAACAGGTTTTACGCAACCTGTTTTTTCGCTTGGGACAGCGGACTCCTATCGTTTTAGTCAACAGTCTGTTGCCAGACCAGTTCGAAGAAATAAAGGGCTCCTTTCATGATTATAATCTCCATTTTGTCAGGGGGGATTGCTCCCGTGAGGAGATACTCGTAAAAACCAACCTTAGTAAAGCCCGCAGGGTCATAATCTTGGCGGATAGAACCGATGAGGGGTTGCTTCGGGAACAGATTGACCAAAAAACTCTCCTCGTTGCGTTGACGGTAAAGGCCTTGAACCCCAAAATCAGGATTACCGCTGAACTCATTTTTCCCGAAAATCGTCCCCATCTGGAACGGGCCCATGTGGAGGATATTATTATTCGAGGGGAATATGACAGTGCCTTGATAGCCTGCACTACCGAAGCAGAAGGTCTGTATCGCATCCTGCAGCGTCTCCTGTCGCCCGAGGGCTCCAATTTCTGGGCAGTAAAAATCCCACCGCGTTTTCATGGCCAACAATTTAAGGACTTGGCAAAATTCCTGCGTGAGGAACATCAAGCCCTGCTCATCGGCTTATATTCCGAAGGATATAAAATCCGCCTGGAGGAATTGTTGTCTCCGGAGCCGACCGCCATTGATGAATTTATCTATCGCAAGTTTGCTGAAGCTGGTAAAACCCATCTTTTTGGACGCCAAAAAATTGAGTTCCAGATTAATCCGCCGGATGACCATCTCATTTCTCCTCACGAGGTAGCAGTAGTGATCGCCACCAAACAACCCTCGGCGTTATTGAATTAG
- a CDS encoding HAD family hydrolase, which produces MMVPVSDKAAIFDVDRTLIGVPTERLFFGFLIWRKKIAWRQATRYFQQLIGNWEDRYTNKSYLQGLAVREVDSLADDCYRSLIRPRLSPKGLTCLKDHRRQRHRIVVLTGSLECLMAPLQRDLDADWLIATKLETAGECYTGRISGAHPRGKHKLELLQDLARRNGIDLSVSTAYADHSSDLPLLLHIGRPVVVNPSFRLLVLARQRRWPICRF; this is translated from the coding sequence ATGATGGTTCCGGTATCTGATAAAGCTGCAATCTTTGATGTTGATCGCACCCTAATAGGGGTACCCACAGAGCGCCTTTTTTTTGGCTTCCTCATCTGGCGGAAAAAAATCGCCTGGCGGCAGGCCACCAGATATTTTCAGCAATTGATCGGTAATTGGGAAGATCGTTATACCAATAAATCATATCTGCAGGGGTTAGCAGTACGAGAGGTGGATAGCCTGGCGGACGATTGCTATCGAAGCCTTATCCGACCGAGACTGAGCCCCAAGGGTCTGACCTGCCTTAAGGACCATCGGCGCCAGAGACACAGGATTGTCGTGCTGACCGGGTCCCTGGAATGTCTTATGGCGCCGCTGCAAAGGGATTTGGATGCGGACTGGCTTATTGCCACAAAATTAGAGACTGCTGGCGAATGTTATACGGGCAGGATATCAGGTGCTCACCCAAGGGGAAAACATAAACTGGAGTTGCTGCAAGACTTGGCCCGGCGCAATGGGATTGATCTTTCTGTATCCACCGCCTATGCCGATCATTCCTCAGATCTGCCGCTGCTGCTTCATATTGGCCGACCAGTGGTGGTCAATCCCTCCTTCAGGTTACTGGTCTTGGCGCGCCAGCGCCGGTGGCCCATTTGTCGTTTTTAA
- the queD gene encoding 6-carboxytetrahydropterin synthase QueD — protein MYELKVITQFAAAHRLDNFYGKCEALHGHNWKVEIFLRADGLDEAGLVMDFGKIKSRAHEILSEIDHTFLNELPAFKTQNPSSENIARYLFERLGAAINNDRVTVSRISVWESDNTSASYFLAG, from the coding sequence ATGTATGAGTTAAAAGTTATAACCCAATTTGCCGCCGCCCATCGGCTGGATAATTTTTACGGTAAATGCGAAGCCCTGCACGGTCATAATTGGAAAGTGGAAATCTTTCTTCGAGCGGACGGCCTGGATGAAGCCGGGTTGGTCATGGACTTCGGCAAGATCAAAAGCCGTGCCCATGAAATCCTGTCCGAAATTGACCACACATTTCTGAATGAGCTGCCGGCCTTTAAGACGCAGAATCCTTCTTCGGAGAATATAGCCCGTTATCTCTTTGAGCGTTTAGGAGCGGCAATCAATAATGATCGGGTGACCGTCTCGAGGATTTCCGTGTGGGAATCAGACAATACGAGCGCCTCGTATTTCCTCGCCGGCTAG
- a CDS encoding sensor histidine kinase — protein sequence MNQEQQGEFKRRRREKIIIGIIILLVIAITLVEVYLVRHRGESITSSLLAFGLVNLNTILLLFLTFLIFRNLVKLVLERRQRIFGSKLRIRLVLTFVFLSLLPTLLMSFVAFEFISGGTEYQLSAQVERSLAKSLALSQSYLRGMERKVLVCGQLLTRIIQEQELLGQDGRELDDFLRQSRQQYQLDNLEVFTADGNRLTSEDTTPDGIPGTDVDLLAALLKLDHNQVHRQMETSGEVVRGIFPIPLVPDSLSPSAFLVVSQLIPGPILKQVADIHQGVTELRRLQYLLRPVRVSRYVALGAVSLLVLMSAVWLGMYMAREITTPIRQLAEGALKVADGDYNIHINLEGKDEIGFLVQSFNKMTQDLQQSRAQLDAANQQLSQKNEELEARRQYMEIILKNVGAGVISVDAEDRVTTMNHSAEPIFGVAAKDALGQSIHRLLPEGESAKLADIMSWARQTARTSIERPLQLNLASHVLTLMVKSTVLKDEEGSYVGMVLVFEDMTELYRAQRVAAWREVARRIAHEVKNPLTPIQLAAQRLWRRYADRLGDDAQVFQECTQMIIHQVEELKNLVNEFSRFARLPHLTLSHEDVNELIRETLVLYQASEPQVVFEFQPDPQLPFIPLDREQLKRVLVNLLENAIASVNRQGYILLQCRHLPATDRVRLEVGDNGKGIPDRDKERIFEPYFSTKITGAGLGLAIAKAVISEHRGRIWVEDNLPHGSRFIIELPVSHKEPEPGGLAKEPDPAPIIAGDIGTSE from the coding sequence ATGAACCAAGAACAGCAGGGAGAATTCAAACGCCGTCGCCGGGAGAAGATCATCATCGGGATCATCATCCTGCTGGTTATTGCCATAACCTTGGTGGAAGTTTATCTGGTGCGGCATCGGGGGGAGTCCATCACCAGCAGTCTGCTGGCCTTCGGTCTAGTAAACCTCAACACTATTCTGTTGTTGTTCCTGACCTTCTTGATCTTCCGCAATCTGGTCAAACTAGTGCTGGAACGGCGCCAGCGGATATTCGGTTCCAAACTCCGCATCCGCCTGGTGTTAACCTTTGTCTTTCTGTCGCTCTTGCCAACCCTGTTGATGTCATTTGTGGCCTTCGAGTTTATCTCCGGCGGGACCGAATATCAGCTCAGCGCCCAGGTAGAAAGATCTCTGGCTAAATCCTTAGCTCTCAGCCAGTCTTATCTGCGCGGCATGGAAAGAAAAGTCCTGGTCTGCGGCCAACTGCTGACTCGCATCATTCAGGAGCAGGAACTATTGGGACAGGACGGCCGGGAATTAGATGATTTTCTCAGGCAGAGCCGACAACAATATCAACTGGATAATCTTGAGGTATTTACTGCCGACGGTAATCGTCTCACCTCGGAGGACACCACCCCAGACGGGATTCCCGGCACTGATGTCGACCTCTTGGCGGCGCTTCTAAAACTCGATCATAATCAGGTGCATCGACAGATGGAGACAAGCGGTGAGGTAGTGCGCGGCATCTTTCCCATACCGCTTGTCCCTGATTCCCTATCGCCCTCGGCCTTCCTGGTCGTCAGCCAGTTGATTCCGGGGCCGATTTTGAAACAAGTAGCCGACATCCATCAAGGTGTAACGGAGTTGAGGCGTCTGCAGTATCTGTTGCGGCCAGTACGGGTAAGCCGTTACGTGGCACTGGGGGCCGTAAGCCTGCTGGTCCTCATGTCCGCCGTCTGGCTGGGCATGTATATGGCCCGGGAGATAACCACGCCCATCCGTCAGTTGGCCGAGGGCGCCCTGAAAGTGGCAGACGGTGACTACAACATCCATATCAATCTGGAGGGGAAAGATGAGATCGGCTTTTTAGTCCAGTCGTTTAACAAGATGACCCAGGACCTGCAGCAGAGCCGCGCCCAACTCGACGCCGCCAACCAACAGCTTTCTCAGAAAAATGAGGAGTTGGAAGCCAGACGCCAGTACATGGAGATTATCCTCAAAAACGTCGGCGCCGGCGTCATTTCAGTCGATGCCGAGGATCGTGTAACCACGATGAACCACTCCGCCGAACCTATCTTCGGAGTGGCCGCCAAGGATGCGTTGGGACAGAGCATCCACCGGCTGCTGCCGGAGGGTGAATCAGCCAAGTTGGCCGATATTATGTCATGGGCGCGCCAGACTGCTCGAACCTCGATAGAGAGACCCCTGCAACTCAACCTTGCCAGCCACGTTCTTACCCTGATGGTGAAGTCGACGGTGCTCAAAGACGAAGAGGGAAGTTATGTGGGTATGGTTCTGGTGTTTGAAGATATGACGGAGCTGTATCGGGCCCAGCGGGTGGCCGCCTGGCGGGAGGTAGCCCGGCGCATTGCCCACGAGGTGAAAAATCCCCTCACTCCCATTCAACTGGCGGCCCAACGCCTCTGGCGGCGCTATGCCGATAGACTGGGCGATGATGCTCAAGTTTTTCAGGAATGCACCCAGATGATTATTCACCAGGTAGAGGAGCTTAAAAATCTGGTTAATGAGTTTTCCCGTTTCGCCCGCCTGCCGCACCTGACGCTTTCGCACGAGGATGTCAACGAGCTTATCAGGGAGACTCTGGTGCTCTACCAGGCGAGCGAACCACAGGTAGTCTTTGAATTCCAACCTGACCCCCAGTTGCCTTTCATACCGCTGGATCGGGAACAACTGAAGCGGGTCCTGGTTAATCTCTTGGAAAACGCCATCGCCTCGGTCAACCGGCAAGGTTACATCTTGCTTCAGTGCCGCCACTTGCCGGCCACCGACCGGGTTCGCCTGGAAGTGGGCGACAACGGCAAAGGTATCCCGGATCGAGATAAGGAACGCATTTTTGAACCTTATTTTTCTACCAAAATCACCGGCGCCGGTCTGGGGCTGGCCATCGCCAAGGCCGTCATCTCGGAACACCGCGGCCGCATCTGGGTGGAGGATAACCTCCCCCATGGCAGCCGTTTCATCATTGAACTGCCGGTCAGCCATAAGGAGCCGGAACCTGGCGGTTTAGCCAAGGAACCGGATCCGGCGCCGATCATAGCCGGTGATATTGGGACATCGGAGTAA
- the pyrE gene encoding orotate phosphoribosyltransferase, with product MDTSARNRLLALLQRQAVARREVVLSSGRRSNYYIDCRCITLSAEGAFLTAQMMLEVLLPCKVHGIGGLTLGADPIVSAVAALSFARHTPIQAFIVRKASKEHGQRRSIEGPSLPSGARVAIVDDVATTGGSLLQAIQRVQEETDWQIARVLCLVDRQEGARERLGQAGFDLNSIFTGQDLLAQTGEQ from the coding sequence TTGGATACATCAGCTCGCAACCGATTGCTTGCCTTGTTGCAGCGGCAGGCCGTAGCCCGGCGGGAGGTCGTGCTTTCCTCCGGAAGGCGCAGCAACTACTATATTGATTGCCGATGCATCACCCTGTCGGCCGAAGGAGCCTTTCTGACTGCCCAGATGATGTTGGAAGTCCTTTTACCATGCAAGGTACACGGCATCGGCGGCCTTACCTTAGGGGCTGACCCCATCGTCTCGGCCGTGGCAGCCCTGAGTTTTGCGAGGCACACGCCTATTCAGGCCTTTATAGTCCGGAAGGCATCTAAGGAGCACGGACAGCGCCGGTCCATCGAGGGGCCTAGTCTCCCCTCGGGCGCCAGAGTGGCAATAGTGGATGATGTGGCCACCACCGGCGGTTCACTCTTACAGGCAATCCAACGGGTCCAGGAGGAGACGGATTGGCAGATCGCCAGGGTGCTCTGCCTCGTAGATCGGCAGGAAGGGGCGCGAGAACGCCTGGGCCAGGCCGGTTTTGACTTAAACTCAATTTTTACCGGGCAGGACCTGTTGGCTCAAACTGGTGAGCAATAA